Proteins encoded together in one Microbacterium oxydans window:
- a CDS encoding ABC transporter permease produces MISTDIIRPPRSAGRLFDVKLLIGVLVVAALLVLSLFTGVYDVTGAEDGAQMFQITRVPRTIALVLAGASMAMAGLVMQLLTQNRFVEPTTTGTTEWAGLGLLMVMILVPQPSLPLRMAGAVLAAFVGTMVFFAFLRRVALKSSLIVPIVGIMLGAVVGALSTYLALATNSLQIIGVWFAGSFTSVMRGQYEMLWIVAIIGVIIFIVADRLTIAGLGEEIATNVGVNYNRIILLGTVLIAVTTGVVTVVVGNLPFLGLIVPNIVSMVRGDDLRSNLPWVCLLGIAIVTVCDIIGRTIIMPFEVPVSLILGVVGAVVFVLLLLRQRRRG; encoded by the coding sequence ATGATCTCCACCGACATCATCCGGCCGCCCCGCTCCGCCGGGCGGCTCTTCGACGTGAAGCTGCTCATCGGCGTGCTCGTCGTCGCCGCGCTCCTGGTCCTCTCCCTCTTCACCGGTGTGTACGACGTCACGGGCGCGGAAGACGGCGCCCAGATGTTCCAGATCACACGCGTCCCCCGCACGATCGCGCTCGTGCTCGCCGGTGCCTCGATGGCGATGGCGGGTCTCGTGATGCAGCTGCTCACTCAGAACCGCTTCGTCGAGCCGACCACCACCGGGACGACCGAGTGGGCGGGGCTCGGGCTCCTGATGGTGATGATCCTCGTGCCGCAGCCGTCGCTGCCGCTGCGCATGGCCGGCGCGGTGCTCGCGGCGTTCGTCGGCACGATGGTGTTCTTCGCGTTCCTCCGTCGCGTCGCCCTCAAGTCCTCCCTCATCGTCCCGATCGTCGGCATCATGCTCGGCGCCGTGGTCGGCGCCCTGTCGACGTACCTCGCGCTGGCCACCAACTCGCTGCAGATCATCGGCGTCTGGTTCGCAGGCAGCTTCACCTCGGTGATGCGCGGTCAGTACGAGATGCTCTGGATCGTCGCGATCATCGGAGTGATCATCTTCATCGTCGCCGACCGCCTGACCATCGCCGGTCTCGGCGAGGAGATCGCGACGAACGTCGGCGTGAACTACAACCGGATCATCCTGCTGGGCACCGTGCTGATCGCGGTCACCACCGGCGTCGTCACGGTGGTCGTCGGCAACCTGCCCTTCCTGGGGCTGATCGTGCCGAACATCGTCTCGATGGTGCGCGGCGACGATCTGCGCAGCAACCTCCCGTGGGTGTGCCTGCTCGGCATCGCGATCGTCACGGTGTGCGACATCATCGGACGCACGATCATCATGCCGTTCGAGGTGCCGGTGTCGCTGATCCTCGGCGTCGTCGGTGCCGTCGTGTTCGTGCTCCTCCTGCTCAGGCAGCGTCGCCGTGGGTAG